ACCGAGATCGGCAGCCAGGAGACCGGCTTGCCCGAAGCGCGCCTGCAAGGCGAACGCGACCGCACCACCGGCCAGCTCCGGCTGTTTGCCGACTATATCGAGAAGGGCGATTATCTCGACCGTCGCCAGGACGCGGCGATGCCTGCTCGCCAGCCGGCGCCGCGTCCGGAAATCAGGCTGATCCAGCGGCCGATCGGCCCGGTGGCCGTGTTCGGCGCCTCGAACTTCCCGCTCGCCTTTTCGACCGCCGGTGGCGATACTGCGGCGGCGCTCGCCGCAGGCTGCCCCGTGGTGGTGAAGGGGCATTCGGCGCATCCCGGCACCGGCGAGATCGTCGCGCAGGCCATCGAGGCGGCGATTGCCAAAACCGGTGTGCATCCGGGCGTGTTTTCGCTGATCCAGGGCGGCAGCCGCGAGGTCGGCCATGCGCTGGTGCAGCATCCGCTGATCAAGGCCGTGGGTTTCACCGGTTCGCTTGCCGGCGGCCGCGCTCTGTTCGACCTGTGCGCACAACGTCCGGAGCCGATCCCGTTCTTTGGCGAGCTCGGCTCGGTCAACCCGATGATGATGTTGCCGGAAGCGCTCAAGGCACGCGCCGAAGCGCTAGGGCAGGGCTGGGCAGGGTCGCTGACGATGGGCGCCGGCCAGTTCTGCACCAATCCCGGCATCGCGGTGGTGATCGACGGCGCTGATGCCGACCGTTTCGCCGGCGCGGCGGTCGAGGCACTCGCCAAGGTCGGTCCGCAGACCATGCTGACCGACGGCATCGCCAAGGCCTATCATGACGGCACGGAGCGGTTTTCAACGCGCAATACGCTGAAGCCGCTGCTGATGACGCAATCCTCGGGCCGCTCGGCCACCCCCAATCTGTTCGAGACGACGGGTGCGCGCTTCGTCTCCGACCACGCGCTGGGCGAGGAAGTTTTCGGGCCGCTCGGCCTGGTGGTGCGGGTCGGTTCGCTGGACGAGATGGAACAGATCGCGCGCGGCTTTGACGGCCAATTGACCGCGACCATCCACATGGATGCCGGCGATCTCGACGCCGCACGACGCCTGCGCCCGGTGCTGGAGCGCAAGGCCGGTCGCGTGCTGGTCAACGGCTTCCCGACCGGCGTGGAAGTGGTCGATTCCATGGTGCATGGCGGGCCTTATCCGGCCTCGACCAATTTCGGCGCGACCAGTGTCGGCACCATGTCGATCCGCCGGTTCCTGCGCCCGGTGTCCTATCAGAACATGCCAGAAGAGCTGTTGCCCGAGGATTTCCTCGGCTGATCGGGCCGCTCCGCTCCGCGCAGGGTTTCCGCGCGGGGCGGCCGGGCAATCGTCGCCGAAATCGGTATTCAAATATTTTTTGTATACTGTTTGTATTTTTGAATTGATTTGTAGGCGGCGACGCGGAATAGTGCATTGCCGTCAGCGGGCAGACCCATGCAGAGAGGGTATGTGAGAATGCGGAAATTCCTGGCGGACATGCGCTGATGGCCGAAGCCGGCGTCATAATCATCGGAGCGGGGGTCGTCGGGCTCTCGGCGGCGATTGTCGCGCAGGCACGCGGGCTCTCGGTCACGGTGCTGGACCGCGAAGGCCCGGCCGCCGGCGCTTCCGCCGGCAATGCCGGCGCATTCGCCTTCACCGACATCCTGCCGCTGGCATCGCCGGGTATCCTGAAGAAAGCGCCGAAATGGCTGCTCGATCCGCTCGGTCCGCTGTCGGTGCCGCCCGGCTATGCGCTTCAGATCGCGCCGTGGATGTTCCGTTTCTGGCGAGCCTGTTCGCCAACGCGCGTTGCCCATTCGACGACGGCGCAAACGGCACTGATGGATTTGTCGAAGGCCGAGCTTGAGCCGTTCCTGCGGCAGACCGGCACGATGCCGATGCTGCGCAAGGACGGCAATCTGCAGGTTTATGAAGGCGAGGCGGAACTCAAGGCCTCGCTGCCCGGCTGGCAGGCGCGCGCAGAGCATGGGATAGAGTTTCGTCATCTCGACGCGGCCGGCATGGCCGAAATCCAGCCCGGCCTCGCTCCCCGCTTCACCCACGGCACTTTTACGCCCGGATGGTTTTCGATTTCCGATCCCCGGCTCTACACGCTGGCGCTGGCCGCGCACTTTCATGCGGCGGGCGGCGTGATCGAACGCGCCGAGGTGACGGCACTGCGTTCGCTTGAGGACGGGGTCGAGGTTGTTACCGCTGATGGCGGCATGCGGCGTGCCGCCAAGGTGGTGCTGGCGGCCGGCGCCTTCTCGCAGCGGATCGCGCGGACCATTGGAGAGAATATTCCACTGGAGACCGAGCGTGGCTACAACACCACGCTGCCTGCCGACGCCTTTGACCTGCGCACCCAGGTGACCTTCGGCGGGCACGGCTTCGTCGTCACCCGTCTTTCGACCGGCATCCGCGTCGGCGGGGCGGTCGAACTCGGCGGGCTGCAGCGCGCGCCGAACTTCCGCCGGTCAGAGGCCATGCTGAAAAAGGCGCAGGCTTTCTTGCCTGGCCTCAAGCCGGGCGGCGGGGTGCAATGGATGGGCTTCCGTCCGTCGCTGCCGGACAGCCTGCCGGCCATCGGTTATGCGCGTGCCACGCCGCGCGTCGTCCATGCATTCGGCCACGGCCATCTCGGCCTGACCCAATCGGCGGGCACTGCCCGGATCGTCGCCGATCTGTTGACCGGCAAGGCGCCCGCCATCGACATCGCACCCTTCTCGCCTCAAAGATTCTGACAAAGGTCCCGGCCATGGCCAACCACACATTCTCGTGCATCGACGGACACACCTGCGGAAATCCCGTCCGCCTCGTTTCGGGCGGCGGCCCGCGCCTGGAAGGCGCGACCATGCTGGAAAAGCGCGCGCACTTCCTGCGTGAGTTCGACTGGATCCGCACCGGCCTGATGTTCGAGCCGCGCGGCCACGACATGATGTCAGGCTCGATCCTCTATCCGCCGACGCGCCCGGATTGCGATGTGGCGGTGCTGTTCATCGAGACGTCGGGTTGCCTGCCGATGTGCGGCCACGGCACCATCGGCACCATCACCATGGGAATTGAAAACGGTCTGATCACGCCGCGCGAGCCGGGCAAACTGTCGATCGACGCGCCGGCCGGCAAGGTCGACATCACCTATCGCCAGGAGGGCCGCTTCGTCGAGGAAGTGCGGCTGACCAATGTTCCGGGCTTCCTCTATGCCGAGGGCCTGACCGCAGAGGTCGAGGGCCTTGGCGAGATCGTCGTTGACGTCGCTTATGGCGGCAATTTCTACGCCATCGTCGAGCCGCAAAAGAATTTCCGTGACATGGCCGACCATACCGCCGGCGAACTGGTGGGTTGGAGCCCGAAGCTGCGCGCCGCGCTCAACGCAAAATATCAGTTCGTCCATCCGGAGCACCCGGAAATACAAGGCCTCAGCCACATCCTGTGGACCGGCAAGCCGACGAAAGCCGAGGCGCATGCCCGCAACGCCGTGTTCTAT
The genomic region above belongs to Mesorhizobium terrae and contains:
- a CDS encoding 4-hydroxyproline epimerase, with amino-acid sequence MANHTFSCIDGHTCGNPVRLVSGGGPRLEGATMLEKRAHFLREFDWIRTGLMFEPRGHDMMSGSILYPPTRPDCDVAVLFIETSGCLPMCGHGTIGTITMGIENGLITPREPGKLSIDAPAGKVDITYRQEGRFVEEVRLTNVPGFLYAEGLTAEVEGLGEIVVDVAYGGNFYAIVEPQKNFRDMADHTAGELVGWSPKLRAALNAKYQFVHPEHPEIQGLSHILWTGKPTKAEAHARNAVFYGEKAIDRSPCGTGTSARMAQLAAKGKLKVGDEFVHESIIGSLFKGKVEAATKVADREAIIPSVAGWARQTGINTIFIDDRDPFAHGFVVK
- a CDS encoding aldehyde dehydrogenase (NADP(+)) is translated as MSFTPKGKHLVAGAWLDGVGTFASTPAHGPAHDFAAGSTELVNRACEAAEDAFWSYGYASRKERAAFLRAIADEIEARAAEITEIGSQETGLPEARLQGERDRTTGQLRLFADYIEKGDYLDRRQDAAMPARQPAPRPEIRLIQRPIGPVAVFGASNFPLAFSTAGGDTAAALAAGCPVVVKGHSAHPGTGEIVAQAIEAAIAKTGVHPGVFSLIQGGSREVGHALVQHPLIKAVGFTGSLAGGRALFDLCAQRPEPIPFFGELGSVNPMMMLPEALKARAEALGQGWAGSLTMGAGQFCTNPGIAVVIDGADADRFAGAAVEALAKVGPQTMLTDGIAKAYHDGTERFSTRNTLKPLLMTQSSGRSATPNLFETTGARFVSDHALGEEVFGPLGLVVRVGSLDEMEQIARGFDGQLTATIHMDAGDLDAARRLRPVLERKAGRVLVNGFPTGVEVVDSMVHGGPYPASTNFGATSVGTMSIRRFLRPVSYQNMPEELLPEDFLG
- a CDS encoding NAD(P)/FAD-dependent oxidoreductase — protein: MMAEAGVIIIGAGVVGLSAAIVAQARGLSVTVLDREGPAAGASAGNAGAFAFTDILPLASPGILKKAPKWLLDPLGPLSVPPGYALQIAPWMFRFWRACSPTRVAHSTTAQTALMDLSKAELEPFLRQTGTMPMLRKDGNLQVYEGEAELKASLPGWQARAEHGIEFRHLDAAGMAEIQPGLAPRFTHGTFTPGWFSISDPRLYTLALAAHFHAAGGVIERAEVTALRSLEDGVEVVTADGGMRRAAKVVLAAGAFSQRIARTIGENIPLETERGYNTTLPADAFDLRTQVTFGGHGFVVTRLSTGIRVGGAVELGGLQRAPNFRRSEAMLKKAQAFLPGLKPGGGVQWMGFRPSLPDSLPAIGYARATPRVVHAFGHGHLGLTQSAGTARIVADLLTGKAPAIDIAPFSPQRF